GGGCGTCCTCTCAGGTGCTGTAGGTCAGAACGGACAGGGCAGCGCCGCATCCGGCTTCGGTGTGGACGCGGGCGGTGCGGACGGCCGGAGGGCCGGTCCTTCTACAGCCGGAGAACCTGGAGGGAGGGCGAGGACCCGGGGGCGAGCCGGGTGCAGGGCGGAGGGGCGAACGTCCAGCCGAGACGGGCGGGCAGGCGCGAGACGGGCCGGCGCGGCACGGCGGCCAGGCCCAGCAGGACGAGGGTGAACAGAACGGCCAGGCACAGGCACGCGTCCATGGGGACGTGCGCGGGCGCCTTCGTCGGGGAGGCGGCCGGCATCAGGGATGCGGCCGGCGCGCCCTGCGCGGGGCCGTGAGAGCCGCTGAGCGGCGCGGCCCCGGCGTCCGGCTGTTCGTGGCCCGTGGACGCAGCCACGGCGCCGACGGGAACGCTCACGGCGTGCTGGGTGCACACGCGCGGCGGGGGTGCGTGGCCCAGCCCGTAGCTGAACACCAGCCCGCCCACGACGAACAGCGCCACGAGCAGCCCTGCCAGCCCGTGGCGTCGACGGGGGGCCGTACCGGACACCGTCACGCTCCTGGTCATGTCTTCCGGGGTGGTCCAACGCCGCAGCCGCCCCGCGGGTTCCCGCCCGCGCGGGCCTGCGGGGCCGTCCGGGGCTGTCAGCGCCGCGAGATAGTGTCGGAGCGTGGCCAGCAGGGTGGAATCGGACGAGCCGGAGGGCCTTTTCGACGCTCCGGAGCGGGACGGTGCGGCCCCGGCGGACGTGCGGGCGGAGCCGCCGGCGGCGCCGGCCCGGGGCGGCGCGGAGCAGCCCCTCGCGGTCCGCATGCGTCCCCGCGCCCTCGACGAGGTCGTCGGGCAGGGGCACCTGCTCGGCCCCGGCACGCCGATCCGGCAGCTCGTCGACCGCGACGTGCCGATGTCGCTCGTGCTGTGGGGGCCGCCGGGCACGGGCAAGACCACCCTCGCCACCGTCGTCAGCCACGTCACCTCCCGCCGGTTCGTGGAGGTCTCCGCGGTCAGCGACGGCGTCAAGCGCGTCCGCGCCGAGATCGACCTGGCGCGCCGGGAGCTCGGCATGACGGGCCGGCAGACGGTCCTGTTCGTCGACGAGGTGCACCGCTTCAACAAGGCCCAGCAGGACGCCCTGCTGCCCGCCGTGGAGAACCGCTGGGTGTCCTTCATCGGCGCCACCACCGAGAACCCGTTCTTCTCCGTCATCAGCCCGCTGCTGTCGCGGTCGCTGCTGCTCACCCTGGAGCCGCTCGGCGAGGACGACCTGCGCGAGGTCGTCCGCCGCGCCCTCACCGAGGAGCGCGGGCTGAACGGGGCGGTCACCCTCGACCCCGCCGCCGAGGACCACCTCATCCGGCTGGCCGGCGGCGACGCCCGCCGCACCCTCACCTACCTGGAGGCGGCCGCGCTCGTCGTCGACGACGGCGGGGTGATCGACGCCGACGTGCTGGAGAAGGCCGTCGACCGGGCCGCCGTCCGCTACGACCGCGAGGGCGACCAGCACTACGACGTCATCAGCGCGTTCATCAAGAGCATCCGCGGCAGCGACGTCGACGCCGCGCTGCACTACCTCGCCCGCATGATCGAGGCCGGCGAGGACGCCCGGTTCATCGCCCGGCGGCTGATCGTGCACGCCAGCGAGGACGTCGGCATGGCCGACCCGACCGCGCTGCAGACCGCGGTCGCCGCCGCGCAGGCGGTGGAGTTCGTCGGCCTGCCCGAGGCCCGCATCAACCTGGCCCAGGCGGTGATCCATCTCTCCCTCGCGCCGAAGTCCAACGCGGTGATCACGGCGGTGGACGGCGCGCTCGGCGACGTCCGCAAGGGGCTCGCCGGGCCTGTGCCGGGCCACCTGCGCGATGCCCACTACCAGGGCGCCGCGAAGATCGGCCACGGGCAGGGCTACAGGTACGCGCACGACCACCCCGGCGGCGTGGTCCGCCAGCAGTACGCGCCCGACGCGGTCGACGGACGGGAGTACTATCGCCCGACCAGGCACGGCGCGGAAGCCCGGTTCACCGAGGTGCTCGCGCGGATCCGATCCGTCCTGCGCGGCACCGCGGACCGGCGGTGATCGTTCTTCGCCGGCCGTTGCTCCCGCCAAGCGGCGTGGTGGACCGGTAAGGTCTGTCAGGCCATGCCCGGCCCCGTGCCGACCTCACGCGAACGGAAAGCCCTGATGCTTAGTGGTGGACAGCTAGCAGGCCTCATCGTGGCCGTGTTCTGGGCGGTGCTCGTCTCGTTCGTCGCGCTCACCCTGCTGAAGCTCTCCAAACTGCTCGACGAGGCCGGCGAGCTCGTCCGCGACATCGGCGAGCAGGCCGGCCCGCTGATGGAGGACATGACCCGGACGGTCAAGCGCGCCAACGAGCAGCTCGGCCGCACCGACGTCATCACCCGGCAGGTCGCCGGCGTCACCCAGAACGTCTCGGCCGTCACCACCGTGATGACGTCGGTGGTCGGCGGGCCGCTGGTGAAGGCCGCCGCCTTCTCCTACGGCGTCCGCAAGGCCCTCGGAAACCGCGACGGGGAGGAGCGCGCCGCGTCCGGACGCCCGGAGCTTCCGGCCCGCTCCCCGGGTAGGGGGCGCAGATGAGGCGGCTGTTCTGGATCTCCGTCGGTGCGGGCGCCGGCGTCTACGCCACGCACCGCGTCAAGCGGCGCGTGGAGCGCTTCACCCGCGCCCTGTCGCCCGAGAGCGTCGCCGCGCGGGCGGTGTCGAGCGGGCAGAGCGCCGGCGAGCGGCTGAGGCTTTTCGCCTCCGACGTCCGTACCGAGATGCGGGCCCGCGAGGAGGAGCTGCGCGAGGCCGTCCGCATGGACCAGGCCCCGCCGGACGGCGGGGGGCCGCAGGCCCGCCGCGTGCTCAAGGCGAGATACACGATCATCGAGAACGACAAGGATGGCCACTGATATGGAGTCGGCAGAGGTCGCACGCCGCTTCCTCGGGTTCTTCGAGGAGCGCGGGCACACGGTGGTGCCCTCGGCCAGCCTGGTCGCCGAGGACCCGACCCTGCTGCTGGTCAACGCCGGCATGGTCCCCTTCAAGCCGTACTTCCTCGGCCAGCGCACCCCTCCCTCCCAGCGGATGACGAGCGCGCAGAAGTGCGTGCGCACGCCCGACATCGAGGAGGTCGGCAAGACCACCCGGCACGCCACCTTCTTCCAGATGCTGGGCAACTTCTCCATCGGCGACTACTTCAAGGAGCAGGCGATCCCCTTCGCCTGGGAGCTGCTGACCCGGTCGCGGGAGGACGGCGGCTTCGGGTTCCCCGAGGAGAAGCTCTGGGTCACCGTCTTCAAGGACGACGACGAGGCCCGCGGCATCTGGCACGAGAAGGTCGGCGTCCCCCTCGACCGCATCCAGCGGCGCGGCATGGAGGACAACTTCTGGTCGATGGGCGTGCCCGGCCCGTGCGGCCCCTGCTCGGAGATCTACTACGACCGCGGCCCCGAGTACGGCCGCGAGGGTGGCCCGGTCGCCGACGAGGACCGGTACCTGGAGGTCTGGAACCTCGTCTTCATGCAGTTCGAGCGGGGCCCCGGGGAGAGCAAGACCGACTTCCCGATCCTCGGCGACCTGCCGGCCAAGAACATCGACACCGGCATGGGCCTGGAGCGCATGGCGGCGATCCTGCAGGGTGTCGACAACATCTACGAGACCGACACCCTCTGGCGGGTCCTCGACCGCGCCGCCGGGCTCACCGGCACCTCCTACGGCCGCGACCACCGCGCGGACGTGTCGCTGCGCGTCGTCGCCGACCACGTCCGCAGCGGCACGATGATGGTCGCCGACGGCATCCGGCCCGGCAACGAGGGCCGCGGCTACGTGCTGCGCCGCATCCTGCGCCGCTCCATCCGCAACCTGCGCCTGCTCGGCGGGCAGGACGCCGGGCTCATGCACGAGCTGACCGCCGTCTCGATCCAGGCGATGGGCGAGCAGTACCCGGAGCTGGTGCGCACCGCCGCGAACATCCACACCGTCATCGACGCGGAGGAGGAGTCCTTCCTCCAGACCCTGCGCACCGGCACCGCGATCTTCGACACCGCCGTCGACGACACCAAGCGCTCCGGCGGCGCGACCCTGGCGGGCGAGCAGGCGTTCAAGCTGCACGACACCTACGGCTTCCCGATCGACCTCACCCTGGAGATGGCGTCCGAGCAGGGCCTCCAGGTGGACGAGGAGGGCTTCCGCCGGCTCATGAAGGAGCAGCGGGACCGCGCGAAGAAGGACGCCCGCGACAAGAAGACCGGCAACCTCGACGTCTCCGTCCTGGACGAGCTGCTCACCGGCGCCGGCGGCAGGGTCGACTTCACCGGCTACGGCAGCCTGGCCGGCGACGCCCGCCTCGTGGGGCTGCTGGTGAACGGCGCCAACGCGCCCGCCGCCGGCGAGGGAACCGACGTCGAGGTCGTCCTCGACCGCACCCCGTTCTACGCCGAGGGCGGCGGCCAGCTCGCCGACCACGGCCTGATCAGGTTCGGCAACGGCGCCGTGGTCGAGGTGACCGACGTGCAGGCGCCCCTCGCCGGGCTCATCGTGCACCGCGGGCGGGTCCGCAGCGGCGAGGCGCAGGCCGGCGACACCGCCTACGCCGAGGTCGACGTGGAGCGGCGCCGGGCGATCTCCCGCTCGCACACCGCGACCCACCTGGTGCACGCCGGGTTCCGCCGCGCGCTCGGCGAGTCCGCCGCGCAGGCCGGGTCGGAGAACTCGCCCGGCCGGTTCCGGTTCGACTTCACCGCGTCCGGCGCCGTCCCCGCGAGCGTGCTGCGCGACGTCGAGGACGAGGTCAACGAGGTCCTGGTCGGCGATCTGGACGTGCGCGCCTTCCACACCTCGATCGACGAGGCCCGCGCGATGGGCGCGCTCGCGCTGTTCGGCGAGAAGTACGGCGACGAGGTCCGGGTCGTCGAGGTCGGCGACTACTCCCGCGAGCTGTGCGGCGGCACCCACGTCGCCCGCAGCGGGCAGCTCGGCCTGGTCAAGGTGCTGGGCGAGTCGTCCATCGGCGCCGGCGTCCGCCGCGTCGAGGCGCTCGTCGGCATCGACGCCTTCCGCTTCCTGGCCCGCGAGAGCGTCCTCGTGGCGCAGCTCGCCGAGCAGATGAAGACCCGCAAGGAGGAGCTGCCCGAGCGCGTCTCCGGCGTGGTCGCCCGGCTGCGGGACGCCGAGAAGGAGCTGGAGAAGCTCCGCTCCCAGCAGGTCCTCGCGATCGCCGGGTCCCTCGCCGAGGGCGCCAAGGACGTGGCGGGCACCGCGTTCGTGGGGCACCGCGCCCCCGACGGCACCGGCGCCGACGACCTGCGCAAGCTCGCCGTCGACATCCGCGGCCGCCTCACCTCGCGCCCCGCGGTCGTGATGGTCGCGG
The sequence above is a segment of the Actinomadura coerulea genome. Coding sequences within it:
- a CDS encoding replication-associated recombination protein A, producing MRPRALDEVVGQGHLLGPGTPIRQLVDRDVPMSLVLWGPPGTGKTTLATVVSHVTSRRFVEVSAVSDGVKRVRAEIDLARRELGMTGRQTVLFVDEVHRFNKAQQDALLPAVENRWVSFIGATTENPFFSVISPLLSRSLLLTLEPLGEDDLREVVRRALTEERGLNGAVTLDPAAEDHLIRLAGGDARRTLTYLEAAALVVDDGGVIDADVLEKAVDRAAVRYDREGDQHYDVISAFIKSIRGSDVDAALHYLARMIEAGEDARFIARRLIVHASEDVGMADPTALQTAVAAAQAVEFVGLPEARINLAQAVIHLSLAPKSNAVITAVDGALGDVRKGLAGPVPGHLRDAHYQGAAKIGHGQGYRYAHDHPGGVVRQQYAPDAVDGREYYRPTRHGAEARFTEVLARIRSVLRGTADRR
- the alaS gene encoding alanine--tRNA ligase, with protein sequence MESAEVARRFLGFFEERGHTVVPSASLVAEDPTLLLVNAGMVPFKPYFLGQRTPPSQRMTSAQKCVRTPDIEEVGKTTRHATFFQMLGNFSIGDYFKEQAIPFAWELLTRSREDGGFGFPEEKLWVTVFKDDDEARGIWHEKVGVPLDRIQRRGMEDNFWSMGVPGPCGPCSEIYYDRGPEYGREGGPVADEDRYLEVWNLVFMQFERGPGESKTDFPILGDLPAKNIDTGMGLERMAAILQGVDNIYETDTLWRVLDRAAGLTGTSYGRDHRADVSLRVVADHVRSGTMMVADGIRPGNEGRGYVLRRILRRSIRNLRLLGGQDAGLMHELTAVSIQAMGEQYPELVRTAANIHTVIDAEEESFLQTLRTGTAIFDTAVDDTKRSGGATLAGEQAFKLHDTYGFPIDLTLEMASEQGLQVDEEGFRRLMKEQRDRAKKDARDKKTGNLDVSVLDELLTGAGGRVDFTGYGSLAGDARLVGLLVNGANAPAAGEGTDVEVVLDRTPFYAEGGGQLADHGLIRFGNGAVVEVTDVQAPLAGLIVHRGRVRSGEAQAGDTAYAEVDVERRRAISRSHTATHLVHAGFRRALGESAAQAGSENSPGRFRFDFTASGAVPASVLRDVEDEVNEVLVGDLDVRAFHTSIDEARAMGALALFGEKYGDEVRVVEVGDYSRELCGGTHVARSGQLGLVKVLGESSIGAGVRRVEALVGIDAFRFLARESVLVAQLAEQMKTRKEELPERVSGVVARLRDAEKELEKLRSQQVLAIAGSLAEGAKDVAGTAFVGHRAPDGTGADDLRKLAVDIRGRLTSRPAVVMVAGVPKDRPVVVVAVTQGARDRGLKAGALVGLAAKALGGGGGGKDDLAQGGGANPAAIGDALAAVEQAVGAA
- a CDS encoding DUF948 domain-containing protein; the encoded protein is MAVFWAVLVSFVALTLLKLSKLLDEAGELVRDIGEQAGPLMEDMTRTVKRANEQLGRTDVITRQVAGVTQNVSAVTTVMTSVVGGPLVKAAAFSYGVRKALGNRDGEERAASGRPELPARSPGRGRR